In one window of Frigoriglobus tundricola DNA:
- a CDS encoding DUF1559 domain-containing protein: MIFPQWAGRRRAFTLIELLVVIAIIAILIGLLLPAVQKVREAAARMKCTNNLKQIGLAMHNYHGSFEHFPAARATFPASLSSALGGAEMPAFLEYEAVDQGPIAAEQIGGWMVRLLPYVEQDAAQKLVVGKSTAADIGAGYSALAAVTVPVYFCPSAVPPTAGIPQSAPLALVSYAGVTGGNENVDPATGPIGMNASNGMFPVVTPFGPNPGVRPQVRFTDVTDGLSNTLAVGERHVTQMGTTWVGADYHTLLAFPNQNSVGGFGPGGAYTPTACPSSLPGRYAPFSASDPCSQDRFNSPHPGGGNWLLGDGSVRSFAFTAGATVLPAMVTINGGEVVTE; the protein is encoded by the coding sequence ATGATCTTCCCCCAATGGGCCGGTCGCCGGCGCGCGTTCACTCTGATCGAACTCCTGGTGGTGATCGCGATCATCGCGATCCTCATCGGGCTGCTCCTGCCCGCGGTGCAAAAAGTGCGCGAGGCGGCGGCGCGCATGAAGTGCACCAACAACCTCAAGCAGATCGGGCTGGCGATGCACAACTATCACGGCTCGTTCGAGCACTTCCCGGCGGCCCGCGCCACGTTCCCGGCGAGCCTCAGCAGCGCGCTCGGCGGGGCCGAGATGCCGGCCTTCCTGGAGTACGAGGCCGTCGATCAGGGGCCGATCGCGGCGGAGCAGATCGGCGGCTGGATGGTCCGGCTGCTCCCGTACGTCGAGCAGGACGCGGCGCAGAAGCTCGTCGTCGGGAAGTCCACCGCCGCGGACATCGGCGCGGGGTACTCGGCGCTGGCGGCGGTCACGGTGCCGGTCTACTTCTGCCCGTCGGCGGTCCCCCCGACGGCCGGGATCCCCCAGTCCGCGCCGCTGGCCCTGGTGAGCTACGCGGGGGTGACGGGGGGTAACGAGAACGTCGACCCGGCGACCGGGCCGATCGGGATGAACGCCAGCAACGGCATGTTCCCGGTCGTGACCCCGTTCGGCCCGAACCCGGGCGTCCGCCCGCAGGTGCGGTTCACCGACGTGACCGACGGGCTGAGCAACACGCTCGCGGTGGGCGAGCGGCACGTCACGCAGATGGGAACGACCTGGGTCGGGGCAGATTACCACACGCTCCTCGCGTTCCCGAATCAGAACTCGGTCGGCGGGTTCGGGCCGGGCGGGGCGTACACCCCGACCGCGTGCCCCAGCTCCCTGCCCGGGCGGTACGCGCCGTTCAGCGCCAGCGACCCGTGCAGCCAGGACCGGTTCAACAGCCCCCACCCCGGCGGCGGCAACTGGCTGCTGGGCGACGGCAGTGTCCGCTCGTTCGCCTTCACCGCGGGGGCGACCGTGCTCCCGGCGATGGTGACCATCAACGGCGGCGAGGTCGTGACCGAGTGA